A genomic region of Notamacropus eugenii isolate mMacEug1 chromosome 3, mMacEug1.pri_v2, whole genome shotgun sequence contains the following coding sequences:
- the FKBP11 gene encoding peptidyl-prolyl cis-trans isomerase FKBP11, which yields MLGQRGGAPWLGTERARARVRSPRRSATAFGGRFSFSFSPGGGRTSPSPSPNWQGGGAQLGEGRRRRSRSAPSCPAWLGLPGLSDRLRRRRPPAVRPAAHAPRPAMVPTLLPLQPPLLLLLLLGSSGSLAEPGSETESSIRTLQLETLVEPPEACSEAAAFGDTLHIHYTGSLEDGRIVDTSLTRDPLVIELGQKQVIPGLEQSLLDMCVGEKRRAVIPPHLAYGKRGFPPSIPGDAVLQFEVELIALVRASYWQKVVKTLFPLLGMCLVPALLGLIGYYLYSKASSPKISKKKLREEKKNKSKKK from the exons ATGCTGGGGCAGAGGGGGGGCGCCCCCTGGCTGGGAACAGAGCGGGCTCGGGCGCGCGTCCGGAGCCCACGGCGATCCGCCACCGCGTTTGGGGGgcgcttttctttttctttttccccggGGGGGGGCAGGACCTCCCCATCGCCGTCTCCTAACTGGCAGGGAGGCGGGGCCCAGCTCGGGGAGGGGCGGCGGAGGAGGAGCCGCTCCGCCCCATCCTGTCCTGCCTGGCTGGGGCTCCCGGGACTCTCCGATCGTCTTCGCCGCCGCCGCCCCCCGGCCGTGCGACCCGCTGCCCACGCCCCACGGCCTGCCATGGTCCCCACGCTCCTCCCGCTCCAGCctccgctgctgctgctgctgctgctgggaagcTCCGGGAGCCTCGCCGAGCCCGGCAGTGAAACTGAAAGTTCCATCCGGACCCTCCAGCTGGAGACCCTG GTAGAGCCCCCGGAGGCCTGCAGCGAGGCCGCTGCCTTCGGAGACACCCTGCACATTCACTACACG GGCAGCCTTGAAGATGGACGAATAGTTGACACCTCCCTGACCAGGGACCCCTTGGTTATAGAGCTGGGCCAAAAGCAGGTCATCCCAG GCCTGGAGCAGAGCCTGCTGGACATGTGTGTAGG AGAGAAGCGAAGGGCAGTCATACCCCCTCACTTGGCCTATGGAAAACGTGGATTCCCCCCATCTATCCCAG GGGATGCAGTGCTGCAGTTTGAGGTGGAATTGATCGCCTTGGTACGAGCCAGCTACTGGCAAAAAGTGGTGAaaactctctttcctcttctgggCATGTGTCTGGTACCAGCCCTCCTGGGTCTCATTGGTTACTACCTGTACAGCAAAGCCAGCAGCCCCAAGATCTCTAAGAAGAAgctcagagaggagaagaaaaacaaaagcaaaaaaaaataa
- the ARF3 gene encoding ADP-ribosylation factor 3, whose protein sequence is MGNIFGNLLKSLIGKKEMRILMVGLDAAGKTTILYKLKLGEIVTTIPTIGFNVETVEYKNISFTVWDVGGQDKIRPLWRHYFQNTQGLIFVVDSNDRERVNEAREELMRMLAEDELRDAVLLVFANKQDLPNAMNAAEITDKLGLHSLRHRNWYIQATCATSGDGLYEGLDWLANQLKNKK, encoded by the exons ATGGGGAACATCTTTGGAAATCTGTTGAAAAGCCTGATTGGGAAGAAGGAGATGCGCATCCTGATGGTGGGTTTGGATGCTGCTGGGAAGACCACCATCCTGTACAAGCTGAAGTTGGGGGAGATTGTCACCACTATTCCTACCATAG GCTTCAATGTGGAAACTGTTGAATACAAGAATATCAGCTTCACAGTCTGGGACGTGGGTGGCCAGGACAAGATTCGACCCCTCTGGAGACACTACTTCCAAAACACCCAAG GTTTGATATTTGTGGTCGACAGCAATGATCGGGAAAGAGTGAATGAGGCAAGAGAGGAACTGATGAGGATGCTAGCTGAAGATGAGCTCCGGGATGCTGTGCTACTTGTCTTTGCAAACAAACAG GATCTGCCTAATGCCATGAATGCAGCTGAGATAACGGACAAACTGGGCCTGCACTCTCTGCGTCACCGTAATTGGTACATCCAGGCCACCTGTGCCACCAGTGGGGATGGGCTATATGAAGGCCTGGACTGGTTGGCCAACCAGCTCAAGAACAAGAAGTGA